One Rhodothermales bacterium genomic region harbors:
- a CDS encoding GNAT family N-acetyltransferase, whose product MFTRTRDGLTLSDDPARLDVAAIHAYLTRSYWAKGIPRAIVERSLRGSLCVGLYDGDAQVGFARVVTDRATFAYLCDVYVLEAYRGRGLGVWLTACVLDHPDLQGLRRWLLTTQDAHGVYEKVGFVRAPFPERFMVIDRPTLYQR is encoded by the coding sequence GTGTTCACCCGCACCCGCGACGGCCTCACCCTCTCCGACGACCCGGCCCGGCTCGACGTGGCGGCGATCCACGCCTATCTCACACGCTCGTACTGGGCGAAGGGGATTCCGCGTGCCATCGTCGAGCGCTCGCTCCGGGGCTCGCTCTGCGTCGGGCTGTACGACGGCGACGCCCAAGTCGGCTTCGCCCGCGTCGTCACGGACCGCGCGACGTTCGCGTACCTCTGCGACGTGTACGTGCTCGAAGCCTACCGCGGCCGGGGGCTCGGCGTCTGGCTGACCGCGTGCGTGCTCGATCACCCCGACCTGCAGGGCCTCCGCCGGTGGCTCCTCACGACGCAGGACGCGCACGGCGTCTACGAAAAAGTCGGCTTCGTCCGCGCCCCCTTCCCCGAACGCTTCATGGTCATCGACCGCCCCACCCTTTACCAGCGATGA
- the trpA gene encoding tryptophan synthase subunit alpha, with protein sequence MTRLQTTIEACRARGEKAMGLFLTNGFPHPDATLPILRAVDEAGADFIELGMPFSDPLAEGLPIQHASERALSHGVTMDDAFRTAEAFRAHSETPLLLMGYVNPVLRYGVSNFCRAARSSGVDGLILPDLPPEEADVIEDAAAEAGLGLVFLVAPNTAAERVRLVDQRATAFVYAVSVAGLTGQQIGGLDQVSAYLARTRALVDNNPLLVGFGIQTHADARRLSAHTDGFIVGSALIRTAEALWDDPALTEPERLDRIHAWAHELKFGPTVSHA encoded by the coding sequence ATGACCCGGCTCCAGACGACGATCGAGGCCTGCCGCGCGCGCGGCGAAAAGGCGATGGGGCTGTTCCTCACGAACGGCTTCCCGCACCCCGACGCCACGCTCCCCATCCTCCGCGCCGTGGACGAGGCCGGGGCCGACTTCATCGAGCTCGGGATGCCGTTCTCCGACCCGCTCGCCGAGGGACTCCCGATCCAACACGCGTCCGAGCGTGCCCTCAGTCACGGCGTAACGATGGACGATGCCTTCCGCACGGCCGAGGCGTTCCGCGCCCACAGCGAGACGCCGCTGCTCCTGATGGGCTACGTCAACCCCGTCCTCCGCTACGGCGTGAGCAACTTCTGCCGCGCCGCGCGGTCTTCGGGCGTAGATGGGCTCATCCTCCCCGACCTTCCTCCCGAAGAGGCCGACGTGATCGAAGACGCCGCCGCCGAAGCCGGCCTCGGGCTCGTGTTCCTCGTCGCGCCCAACACGGCGGCCGAGCGCGTTCGGCTCGTGGACCAGCGGGCGACGGCGTTCGTCTACGCCGTCTCCGTGGCCGGGCTCACAGGCCAGCAAATCGGGGGGTTAGATCAAGTCTCCGCGTATTTGGCCCGCACCCGCGCCCTCGTCGACAACAATCCGCTCCTCGTCGGGTTTGGGATACAGACGCACGCGGACGCCCGCCGCCTCAGCGCCCACACCGACGGCTTCATCGTCGGCAGCGCGCTCATCCGCACGGCCGAAGCGCTCTGGGACGACCCGGCGCTGACCGAGCCCGAGCGGCTGGACCGCATCCACGCATGGGCGCACGAACTGAAATTCGGACCCACCGTCTCGCACGCATGA